TGAGGTTTTTTGCGTTTCCCTAAAAAATTACTATCGATGGATGAAACATAACTTGATCATCGTCTAGAGtggaaaattctacatcgaattATGTTCTCATATGTCGGAAACGGAGTCGGATTAACgaattaggaaaaaagaaattatttcacagaAATTCCCCAGATGCCGTCGGTaaatagaatttcttttttcttaatttgttaATCCAACTTCGTTTCCAATATATGAAGACATAATTCGATGTACGATTTTTCGCTCCAGACGATGATcaagttatttttcatccatcgATAGTAATTTTTGAGGAAAGCGTAAAAAACCTCAAATTTTGCTATTTTCTTGAAACGCCGGTTATGCAGCTCAAAAAATCAGATTCTAGTTCCTGAGAGCCGAAAGTCCCTATACACAAAAATACAGCCATATCCCGAATGTTTTTAATTCAGACCTACATACAATTATGATTGGATTATACCTACATAAAGCGGTTGGGCGTCTTTCCTTctgaaaatcaattaatttgaGCACTGCACCGCCATATTAATGATTGTGATTAGTGGATACTGACGACTGTTGGCGTTCGGCGTATAGCTCCACGTCTTCTGGAAGAAAAACTCCTGAATATAATCCGTCGACGAGCCGCTCGAGCCGCCAGTCTAGGCCAGAATAACGTGGCGTGAATTTCTAGCCAGCCTAGAGTTGCTAGGCGATGGTCACGTGTCCGCATGGCCGCCGCGTATGTGGACGCATCATTAGCGGGGACTATCATTAGCCGGCAAGGCCAAACAGGGCCGCACCGTCCCCGAGGAATTCCTCGCACTTCGGCTATTCCCGAGTTCAGAGCGATGCGTCGTCTATGCAGATTTTCCCAAGTCCTGTGAAATATTCTCAACAAAACTCAAGTCTCCATCCTCAGGAGAAGACCTGAGTCCTGACTTTGTGCCGACAATGAGTTCGGGATAAAAGTGCCTAAGCCTCGAGCTTAGTTACCAACGTAGTTCGTAATTCATCACTGGAGGATCAATTGTCGTCATAAAAACGCACAGGCTCGATTTTACCGACGACTTATGTATGGTGCTTCACAGTCCATCGAAATCTTGTTACTTAGCGATAAGCCACATTTATGTACTATAGATTTGAAGCTTGCAACCTGGCTGACTTTAATTTTCCCTCATGGCCTCACCTGAAACAATATTAATTCCGATCACGATTGCAAATACGATCGTATTTGTGTATCTTTGTAAAGTTTGACGTCTTGAAGGTAAAAATTTGGACCATATCAATCCTTTTTCAATCAACGTGTACATTGTTAACCTCAAAATCTTCTTCTCGCATATGGTCATGTATTCTGTTCCTGATTGTTAAAGTATACGAAGTAATTAAAGGTAATATACAAGGTAGTGTGTTAAAGTAACAATGTATTAAAGATAAATTACAGATTTTATTGCAATCTATGAATATGTTCTGTTCATCACATTTTACTGACAAATCGGAAGACTGGAATAACgatttgtcgaaaaaaaaaaaatacaacgtctaatattattttattaggATAGGTTCATTAACGCCCCgataacttcagcctcatgaAATAACGTCGAAGCGTTGGAAAAATTCCACAACACCCTGCGCTTtgataatttcttttcaaaaactgaCTGAACCTCCTCATCCATTAAAATACGTCATATTGCACGCTGCGAATTTTAAGTTGCAAAATTGCACGTTAAGTTTCGGAATTGTGATTCGATGCGAAATGCTGCGCTGAAACGCGTCACCGGTTCCAACATCGAAAGTATCGAATACCGCACTGATGAATTTCACTACGGGAATATCCAACACAATTAACTTTATAGCACTTAATTCAATAGATTTGTCGAGATTGCGATGCAGCGCAGCAGCTGTTTTACTTCTCAAGTTCTCGGAACCGCGTGAAGGTCATCTATTCAATTTTTAGCAACGAAAAATGCGGTTCTGGAAATTGCTAAAACGAATTCTCGCTCGCACTTCGGCTACCAATAGCCTTACAAAGTTGAAATCTGTCCGATATGCTGCACTTAGACATTTAAAGCAAGACTCTGTTGATATGGTAGAAATGTAGAGGAATTCATCctccaaaaaattgttttctaaaATCACTACGCAAACGGAAGATTTCTGAGTAATCATGTGGCCATGAATTCAATAAGTTGAGGTTAATTGAGCAGGTAATCTTGATGCAAGAAttatgataaaaagaaaagaattttcgtttcttatgCAAATTTAGTACTTAGTTCTATTCTGTGATGGGCGAAACGTTGACTCGATTCAGAGAAACGTGATAGGTAATCAATGTACTGATCAATATTTGAGTATCAGCTCACGGGACAACTGACAAATTAGTTGAACAgctaggttttttttttatggctaTAAGTCAGTTTCGTGATGAATCAGTTCAAAACACACGGAAAAATCGAAGTCCTTTCGTTGTACGGAACGGTGAATATTTTACAGACTCGAGGCCAAGCTGCTCAATAATTGACGACCAACctgaaaacattttcaatgGTATGCTGCACGAAGGGGGAATCTAGTTTTGTCTTTTCGATAAATCAATGgcgtcaaaaaattattaagacACTCTACTTCGACTTTCGAACTCGTATCAGGATATCAACTAGCGAGCTGAAAATATGAATAGAGAATGAACTGGATGAACGGAAGACTAGAGCGACTAATGAGACGGGTTGTTTGTTCATGGGCATGCAGACAAAAACCTAGTCAGTATTTATTTTACGAGGTAATTGAATGAACTAAACGAGTATTGTACATACACGAATCGTTATCAAATAATGTACTGTAAGCTTTATCACTCGAATCAATCAAGTGGACAAGGacagatatataatatatagatacaAAAATGAGTGTATAATAATCATGACACGGTACAGGATAATAAAAAGTGTAAATTAGCTGATCGATAAACCTGTGTagagaacagaaaaaaattgtgtgcAGAATTCATTCCTCCCACGGCGCTCCGCGTTTCTTTCATTTCGCGTCGGATTTCTACGGTTTGGTTTCTCCCGCGGTTCCATCCGAGGTTCCGGAAGCGTCCGATTGGTCGCTGAGACTCTCCTTTCCGCTGGCGCTTAGCGAGGCACTCGCTGTGTCTGCGGCCGATCCGCGTGTCTCGACGCTGCTGGCGCTGTTCATCCTAACCTGGGAGCTCGTCTTGCTGTCGTCTGTGGAGGTTAGAGGTAATTAGAAGTATTTCGTATCGATGGTACCTGATAAGATTCACTTAATTCTTCGTTGACACGCTGGGTTATTTTCACCTggaagaatttttgttttgaatgcTCACTTTTccacaattgaaaattttcaataatttttacaaacaatttatttttatattttccgaatttcaattttgcagACATATTAAGAAATGCTTAAAGTATATCCctgaatttttaaactaaaatcCGATCGAAGGGTTCTTATTCGCAGGTAGACGAAGCACCATTCCGATCAAATTGACCCGGTGTATCAAAGAAGGAGCAAATTTGGAAAAGTTGATTATAAAAGACCCAACTCTGGCCTGAAGACTATAATTCAGTCCCCTCTACGGACTCCGATGATAAAACAGTTAGCTCCTGTGCATAAGCATAGAAGATAACTGTATTATCATCCGAGTCCGTAGAGTTACTTGGATTATAACCGTCATACCAAAATTAGGTCCTTTATAATCAGCCTCTTCGAAGTTGAGTGAATATTATTAGGAGCCATCGATATGGGTTTTCGGTTGAAAAAGCGTCCACCAAAAAGCGACGGATAGTGTATCAACAGATAACCAAAATAGCTTTCTTTCAAATATGAAACTCTTGCTACAGCAACGCCATCTCAGTCGTACCCTATTTCACGGACACTTTCTATACACGGAAATAGTCCTCCTTACCTCTACCCTCCGTATTGTCGTCTTTGCTTTGCGCCGCGGGCTGGCCGCGCGGTTTTCCACGCAATTTCCGTTCGCCACGACGCCCCCCAAGCTCGTCGACCTCGACGCCCTCTGGCCGACGTCTTCCACCGCAACGCCGTTTCCTTCGCCGCCTTCCGGACTTCGACCTTCGCCCTTTTCTGCCGCGCCTCGAACGGCGGCGCCCTCGTCGCCGACCGCAGCCCCTCTTCCGACGGCGTTTGGAACCGCGTCGTTTCCGTTTACGTCTCCCGCCGCATCTTGATCGGTCTCCTGGCATCTCGACACCGTCCACTGTTGCGCACGTGTAGAAGCCGCTGGGGAATTagttttgaggttaaattAGACCCGAAATCTATTCACACAGACAAGGATCTGTTACAATAtagaaaatttcgtaaaatctGCTTGTTTGAAACTAGAATTTGTCAGGCTAAAAATCTATTCTGCTCGAAGTCGGTaaacatatttgaaaaaaaaaaaccaaaataatAGTTTTCCAAAATTGCCAAATATGTCAGGCTGGGTGCTGAAAGGTTGACCCGCTGGATCGCgtcgaatataattttttacgtcAAGTGAATTATTTAGTtggcttttttttcaaataaaatcttatttcGAATGTATTCAAAACAATTCTTTTTCCTCGGTTTTGCTCAAGGCCGAGGGGCTGTTCACTTGGAAATTAATCGAATGATTCTGACTCATGATATCTGTACCGtgtgatttctttcaatttaccCACCGTTCACAATTTGAGCactatttttgtaaaatttaaatacattCTGATGAACAAAAAACGCAATTTTATCCATTCAATTTGAATCTATGCAAATTCGTACAGAATTTGCACACATTTCTGCAACGtttgtgcaaattttttcaatcggaTTAAAAttgttgtgaattttcaagagctcgagaaaaatttttacgaggTGTAAACTAAATCTAAATTGCATTTAAAccttctgaaaaaatttcaacctattttttttctgatcttCAATGATTTCCGAGAGTTCTGTAcgattttcgataatttttcgataacgTAGTGTAATTACGGAAAATCGCAGAAAACCATTAGAAACCACCATTAGAGGTTGggaaatcattaaaaatcagtgaaaatcaCTGGGTTAGCGAGAAAACGTCTAATTGTAAAGCGCATCGATACAATATTAATGTATTGAAACCATTTGCCGCGAGATTgacaacaatttttataatttccaaCCATAGCCGTGCGATTTCTTCAGTTCTATAATGCGattaaaaatgattcgaaACGATTTTGAATGATTGCAGGTATCTCGGTTTTGATTGTTATTCTTTCTTATATATTTCGTGAACTCAGATCCATATTTAAGGTCTTGAAAGGAAATTGTAAAACACTGAAAATCCTTGACGTTTTTCAGCcgaaaaaatgtagaaattttaATCCAGATATTGAagccaatattttttttatccaaaaaacaaataaaaaaaatcaacttcgGGATAGAAAATTGACACGGAGCATCTTAGAGAAGTATAATTGTTCTTGAAACGGGTAATAAAATCATGCGATTATGGTATTCAACCCTTCACTGGCCATATGGTTGTTTATTGACGTTGCTGGCCAACGTAGACGATTTCGTCCAGAGCTCCTTTTCCCCCACTTaagacttttcaaaaatttccaaaaatttcaggtAATCAGTTTCAGATGCCTGCTTAATATTTCAACAgattttataacaaaatttcCAATTAGTCAATCGGTATAAATTGTTAAacaatgaaaagttttttagACACCGATAATTATGAAAGTCAGGGTGGTCAATATCGTCCATGTTGGGCGAAAGGTtaagtttgaataaatatcgcaggaaaaaaaaattgggagaATTGGAATATAACAAAACATCGTCTCGGACAGTCCGGATATGGAAGAAAAAGATTCACGCTTCACGACACTTCATTCAACGGTCGTTTGCAAAATGAacaatttcagtgaaaaaccttcatttcaaattactcTTTTGAACGACGAAGGATTCCGGTGGAGACGCCGCGGCGCAGAGCCAGCTTCGTTTGTCGCGTTACATTTTTTGCCGGACCGTCGTACTCGGAAGCTATGTAGTTTGCTATTTCCCGGGACGTGGATCCGTGGACGTTCCGCAGCTTGCGTATGGCGGCAACGAGGAGTGCCTCCGTCTTCGGCATCCTGGGAGGAGGACCCATCCTTCCTGGCGAAGATCTCTCTCtgccaaatttttacaaaaatcatgAAGCTGTATGAAAATGGGACGATTTTTAacttcgaatatttttattttcatccaccGACTTTCGGTCAGCTTTGTACAGGGTTGCAATTTTAATCCACCCGCAATATgccaaattttcaacaaaaatcatGAAGCTGTATGAAAACGAGACGATTTTTAgcttcgaatatttttattttcatccaccAACTTTCGGTCAGCTATTTAcaggattgaaattttaatctaCCCGCAATATgccaaattttcaacaaaaatcatGAAGCCGTATGAAAACGGGACGACTATTAGCttcgaatatttcattttgatccaaaaaatttctgtcagCTTTTCTGGGCTCGAAATTTAAATCTGCTTGCTATTTGGATATCGTATAACattttattctttgtttttttcatccaccAACTTTCGGTCAGCTTTTTACGgggttcaaattttaatttacatgtaattcgccaaatttttacaagaaatCATGAAGCCGGATGAAAACGGAACGACTGTTagcttggaaaatttttatcttgatCCAACAAATTTCTGTTAGCTTTTTATAGGCTTGAAATTTAAATCTGCTTGCTATTTGGATATCTTATAGTGTTCGCTAAGATATCATATGTGAATCAGTCGAGTTTCAGGCCTTCAGGCTTTATCTATTGTGAAAAATACGTCgatcaattttatcaaatttttatatctttgtGTCGTCGAAAAAAACGACCCCATGTATTTTCTGTGTAAAAAAAGTCTCATCTTTCCGGACATGAAATTTATGTCAAGGTTGATCATCCTCAGAAACTGTCAGAAGGTACTTTGTTTCGtcattaaatttaaaattttaaaggttaaggttaaaaaatgaatcgtttTTCCTTTTGTGTGAGAAACAGtgaatattttgtattaaTGGAATATTCATATCGATTTCGCTACcatctaatttttatttcacggtTCAAATTTCAGAATATACTTCAAAATATCTACTGTGTTtcacacaaaaataaaaataattcttttttattccctcCGCATACACATGACGGAACATATCAATACAAACGAGGTTTTTGGCAGttcttggtgaaatttcgtaATCCTAAAGATCAGACTTTTTAACACTAAAAACACATCGGGTAATGTTTTATTCCCGACAGTAAGAAGTGTTAAAAATTCGAAGACGAAAGTTCAATTCGAGAACGTGATAAAATTCAtcaacttttttaaaaaaaaggctAAAACTTGATGATCTAAAATTGGAGAATTTTCGTATTTCGATACTATGACACATTATCCAAATTATAGCCGGATCGAAATTTTAACCTGAAATTTGATTGAACtgacacaatattttttacacaccTAATCAGGAAAATCACGAACTTCGTcaattcttattttccaagCGACTGACTTTGGCAGTTGGAGATGCCGAAAGTTTTTCCTGCGTGTTATGATGTTACTTGATTTTTTCTACTTACCTATCGGCGATGCGACAGTTAATCCCCGCAGCAGAAACTCCAACGGGCACTGAATAATTTACATGATATTGCgtctgaatttttattaaaaataccGGATTACGTTGCGACCGTGGGTAGAGAAATTGTCTCTGAAAACTGAAATGTTGCAACGCTTGGATACGATTGTTTcgtctttatttttcaccctcttTTCTTGTTCGTCTCTGACGAGCCGAACTTCAAGGCCGTTCATTGGCTCGTTGCAATGATAAGTTAACGGGTAACGCCACTGTAAAAACTTAAAATTTtccccattttttttcacatggaAGAAAAGGTAATAAGACAACAAAGATACCGAAAGAAGTTATTTTAGGCATATATTtaagtataatacaaaaaattactatcaacaaatattaaaaaatggtgACATGTTGAATTCTGCAACACGCAGTGTAACTAGTGCAAATTTAAGCctgcaaaaataaaaggatACCCGAAAACTCTGCaaaaaaatccttttttttcaaatataagaCTTCAGTCTCGTTAAAAATTTGGATCAGTTATTCAGTATCGAGATATTAAACTTGTGTTACGcattttctaaaaatcagACGAAGATCTTCACCAAAATCGGCATTGGTAATTTGATCGGGACTTGCTgttcgaaaacaaaaatctttttttaccaaaacttgtacgaaatttttaGAATCTAGTTTGAAACGAAGTCGGTACTTTTATCTTGCTTTGCATTGCcagatttcaaattaattcaatcaatcctcattttcattgaattaaaatttggtTTGTTTGatggaaacaaatttgaattgaatcaACCGATCGTCTCCTTAATTTCGTGTCTCGTATTTGCAAATCTAATGGAATCGATTCATCAAAGATTTTTCTAAGAAACGCAAAAATTGCAATAACATAGAAAATGGAATAAACCTTTTCCTCGAGAGAACTTCGAAGTTACTTCGAGtggtgaaaattagtttctgGTTCAATGCAGTAGAGCTagaaaatcgtcaaaaattaaaacagtGTATACTGCTCTACGCAGTGttgacattttattattacttgtaACACTTTTCATCTAATTAACTTGGAAAGTTTCCGTCATTAAGGCGAGTTAAAAACGGTTAATAAGACCCAACTGCTTGTATTCACAATCAGTAATGAGCAATGTGTGCACAGTTGTGCGTGACAGAAGTTCTCGTGGAATTATTCTTCTTGTTTTCAAGTCGAGGAAACATGTAGCCAAATTATCATTTCAGTCACCGCATTTACGAATCTCGAATAATCGCTgtgagttttattttatctgcACCGATTGCGATAATCGGTTGAAAAATGCTCCGGACTCGTTActtgaattgcgaaaattttagatAAGTCGATTATGCGAATTTGTTCGCATCTCGAtaatgttagaaaaaaaataatcgacaaatatttttttccatcgtacAAACAATGCTTAAAGTTTTTTCCTCACTTAATATTGTCGCAGCGTGACggaaagatgaaaaagaaatcatatTATAGGCAAGTCTGCTCATTTCACAGGATTTGCAATTAGCGAGTAACAACAATTCTTTGTTACGCAAATTGACCTCGCAACCGAAAGTTAACATTTTCGACACGCGACGCAAAGggtatattttttccttcgtcacgATTGTCGCTGAAATGAAAACGCTTGTTTTAAATCCTGAAGTCGAATACTGAAAAGCGAAGTAGAGGATTCCAATCACTTTGATCATCaatcttctcttttttctctaatcCTTACGCCGATTGTAAAGCTTCGATTTGAAGCAGGTTCTACTGATCGGTAATTACGGTGTCTGAAAAAAAGATAGGAaggaaaatatgaataaataaaaaaagaacatcAATCAACTCTTGACACGAATTTATTGTTCAAGGTTCTGCTTTTTTTCTCCAGCCATACCTCAGACGCTTGATTCTTTTGATTTGCGTCGTAACTCTCgggcatttttcttttcttgaaaTTCTGCGCTCACGGAATTTTACACCTCATATGTTCCTGAAAGACAAAGTGTTCTTAGGCACTGAAATAGTTATTAATATGAATGTTTAGAAAGTTTGTCACgcgtgctttttttttttttttttttctttatatacacacacgagAATATACGCTCAACACAAATTGAGTGTTTTGTACCGCATGACGTCACGTGCAAAAAGTGCGTAAAAAATTCCACGTGATTAATAATTCGCAATCGCGTCtcagaataattatttctgtcGTCCATGGTGTAATATGTTTTGGCAATTCATTCGTAAgaggatgaaacaaaaaaaaaaaaaaaaatcctccaattGAGAATATAATTTGGCATAAATCAAAAGCAAATTAGACTTCAAACGTCAAGTGGAACGCGGCTTTTGTGCCAACTTACACTTCCGGCAGAACTTTAACGGCCTGTGAAGGTAACAACGCTTATTACGAacctgaagttagtaacgttagcTTAACGAAACGTtgggggtaaaaaattcaatattttgcaattttacagtgactttgaagtggccaagtttttgaaatatgaatTTGATTTGCCGCGTTATAATTCACTGCAATTCAGACATTCCTGAGATTGGGAAATAGCGATTTATCCGAAATGTGAATTATTACGATCAAGATTGAGTTGGTTTTAACATCGAATatatgatcatttttttttcgactaaTAGAAATACAATTGGGGAATATTTTCTGACTAtgtggaagaaaaatcgatctttattgtttcttttccGATACAATGCTAATGAATTATCAGTTTcagatatataattaaaaaatttccgtttaaaaaaaattcacaagtaTTATAAATTCCTGCATTTTTATATCTAAATGACATCCTCTTACATATCCTGTTAACCTAATGAACTCGATTCAATCACATTCCTTAATTCGTAATACATACGAATTTAGTTTGTTAAACAtaaataacattattttattcacggtGCTTTGATCAAgacttttcataatttttaacagATCGAATTTGCCTTCtaaatacaataatttcgaACCGTGTATTTCTGTATCGAGTACGAAACATGTGGGAAAATATTTGccacgaaaaaagaaatacatgtaggtgaaaaatgaaatcagaGAGTGATCTCGAGTTTCGCTTATGGAGAATGAGAGAGAACCGAGTGTTTGGAGCAGGAAAAAAGATGAcgggagaaaataaataaatccacGTATAAGATGTCGGCTCTTTTTACACACGTGTCGCAACGTCGTTATCTCTGACGATAAATCATGAGCGGGTACGACGCTAAACTTATTCGCATTTTCAAGCAGAATAAGGCTTGTAAAGTCGATGACGGGACGATGCCGGCTACACGGGTCGCGAGAACACCTGATATAAattatggggcattccacgacAAATCGACCAGGGTCTTGGATTTGGTCAGCGAATTTTCGTATTCTTCTTTCGATTGTAAAAACTgctgcgatatttttttcaaaatttttgtgaataaattttgttcgCTTATGattttcaagtgatttttGACGTCCTTGGAGGTAGTTTTAATATgtggaaaaattctcaaacatTTTGTGTCAGAcatcgaaatttttatgctcagagtttttcagatttttaaagcaaaaaattgaattctgtTTCTCTTGGTGCATcgttatttcgtattttttgctttttttgaCGGCACCGGAAGCTCAGAattaaaatgtgaaataaataaagagcCTGTCCGCTTTCAAAATCGTCGC
This region of Neodiprion fabricii isolate iyNeoFabr1 chromosome 7, iyNeoFabr1.1, whole genome shotgun sequence genomic DNA includes:
- the LOC124187155 gene encoding serine/arginine repetitive matrix protein 3 produces the protein MTPVSEHRQRNLGGKKPQRPARKITRGSGFYTCATVDGVEMPGDRSRCGGRRKRKRRGSKRRRKRGCGRRRGRRRSRRGRKGRRSKSGRRRRKRRCGGRRRPEGVEVDELGGRRGERKLRGKPRGQPAAQSKDDNTEGRDDSKTSSQVRMNSASSVETRGSAADTASASLSASGKESLSDQSDASGTSDGTAGETKP